A single region of the Gorilla gorilla gorilla isolate KB3781 chromosome 1, NHGRI_mGorGor1-v2.1_pri, whole genome shotgun sequence genome encodes:
- the LOC129531983 gene encoding bifunctional peptidase and (3S)-lysyl hydroxylase JMJD7-like isoform X2 — MPLVVPYLDKPPTPLHFYRDWVCPNRPCIIRNALQHWPALQKWSLPYFRATVGSTEVSVAVTPDGYADAVRGDRFMMPAERRLPLSFVLDVLEGRAQHPGVLYVQKQCSNLPTELPQLLPDLESHVPWASEALGKMPDAVNFWLGEAAAVTSLHKDHYENLYCVVSGEKHFLFHPPSDRPFIPYELYRPATYLLTEEGTFKVVDEEAMEKVPWIPLDPLAPDLARYPSYSQAQALRCTVRAGEMLYLPALWFHHVQQSQGCIAVNFWYDMEYDLKYSYFQLLDSLTKASGLD; from the exons ATGCCTCTTGTTGTGCCCTACCTGGACAAACCCCCAACTCCGCTCCACTTCTACCGGGACTGGGTCTGCCCCAACAGGCCGTGCATCATCCGCAACGCTCTGCAGCACTGGCCGGCCCTCCAGAAGTGGTCCCTCCCCTATTTCAG AGCCACAGTGGGCTCCACAGAGGTGAGTGTGGCCGTGACCCCCGATGGTTATGCGGATGCCGTGAGAGGGGACCGCTTCATGATGCCAGCTGAGCGCCGCCTGCCCCTGAGCTTCGTGCTGGATGTGCTGGAGGGCCGGGCCCAGCACCCTGGAGTCCTCTATGTGCAGAAGCAGTGCTCCAACCTGCCCACCGAGCTGCCCCAGCTGCTGCCTGATCTGGAATCCCATGTGCCCTGGGCTTCTGAAGCCCTGG GAAAGATGCCCGATGCTGTGAACTTCTGGCTGGGGGAGGCGGCTGCGGTGACTTCTT TGCACAAGGACCACTATGAGAACCTCTACTGCGTGGTCTCAGGAGAGAAGCATTTCCTGTTCCATCCGCCCAGTGACCGGCCCTTCATCCCCTATG AGCTGTACAGGCCGGCAACctacctgctaactgaagagggCACCTTTAAGGTGGTGGATGAAGAGGCCATGGAGAAG GTGCCCTGGATCCCACTGGACCCCTTGGCGCCAGACCTAGCACGGTACCCTAGTTACAGTCAGGCCCAGGCCCTTCGCTGCACGGTGCGGGCCGGTGAGATGCTCTATCTGCCGGCTCTGTGGTTCCACCACGTCCAGCAGTCCCAGGGCTGCATCGCAG TGAATTTCTGGTATGACATGGAATACGACCTCAAGTATAGTTACTTCCAGCTGCTCGACTCCCTCACCAAGGCTTCAGGCCTTGACTGA
- the LOC129531983 gene encoding bifunctional peptidase and (3S)-lysyl hydroxylase JMJD7-like isoform X1: protein MAEAALEAVRSELREFPAAARELCMPLVVPYLDKPPTPLHFYRDWVCPNRPCIIRNALQHWPALQKWSLPYFRATVGSTEVSVAVTPDGYADAVRGDRFMMPAERRLPLSFVLDVLEGRAQHPGVLYVQKQCSNLPTELPQLLPDLESHVPWASEALGKMPDAVNFWLGEAAAVTSLHKDHYENLYCVVSGEKHFLFHPPSDRPFIPYELYRPATYLLTEEGTFKVVDEEAMEKVPWIPLDPLAPDLARYPSYSQAQALRCTVRAGEMLYLPALWFHHVQQSQGCIAVNFWYDMEYDLKYSYFQLLDSLTKASGLD, encoded by the exons ATGGCGGAGGCGGCTTTGGAAGCCGTGCGGAGCGAGTTACGAGAATTCCCGGCCGCTGCAAGGG aGCTCTGCATGCCTCTTGTTGTGCCCTACCTGGACAAACCCCCAACTCCGCTCCACTTCTACCGGGACTGGGTCTGCCCCAACAGGCCGTGCATCATCCGCAACGCTCTGCAGCACTGGCCGGCCCTCCAGAAGTGGTCCCTCCCCTATTTCAG AGCCACAGTGGGCTCCACAGAGGTGAGTGTGGCCGTGACCCCCGATGGTTATGCGGATGCCGTGAGAGGGGACCGCTTCATGATGCCAGCTGAGCGCCGCCTGCCCCTGAGCTTCGTGCTGGATGTGCTGGAGGGCCGGGCCCAGCACCCTGGAGTCCTCTATGTGCAGAAGCAGTGCTCCAACCTGCCCACCGAGCTGCCCCAGCTGCTGCCTGATCTGGAATCCCATGTGCCCTGGGCTTCTGAAGCCCTGG GAAAGATGCCCGATGCTGTGAACTTCTGGCTGGGGGAGGCGGCTGCGGTGACTTCTT TGCACAAGGACCACTATGAGAACCTCTACTGCGTGGTCTCAGGAGAGAAGCATTTCCTGTTCCATCCGCCCAGTGACCGGCCCTTCATCCCCTATG AGCTGTACAGGCCGGCAACctacctgctaactgaagagggCACCTTTAAGGTGGTGGATGAAGAGGCCATGGAGAAG GTGCCCTGGATCCCACTGGACCCCTTGGCGCCAGACCTAGCACGGTACCCTAGTTACAGTCAGGCCCAGGCCCTTCGCTGCACGGTGCGGGCCGGTGAGATGCTCTATCTGCCGGCTCTGTGGTTCCACCACGTCCAGCAGTCCCAGGGCTGCATCGCAG TGAATTTCTGGTATGACATGGAATACGACCTCAAGTATAGTTACTTCCAGCTGCTCGACTCCCTCACCAAGGCTTCAGGCCTTGACTGA